Proteins encoded together in one Quercus lobata isolate SW786 chromosome 3, ValleyOak3.0 Primary Assembly, whole genome shotgun sequence window:
- the LOC115979682 gene encoding uncharacterized protein LOC115979682 — MRNPNRFFEGFCLIFCLVADLSFFSNVLLQKPWLRPLPNLFVSDGLKLRPYPLSLISAKSITTLNLLLSLMLHKDLTFDLMEFKKDWICLDTTLEEEKEFPFWVKDQLEHLISMMSNQRRN, encoded by the exons ATGAGAAACCCAAATAGATTTTTTGaggggttttgtttgattttttgtttggttgcagaCCTAAGCTTCTTCTCCAATGTCCTGCTTCAGAAACCTTGGCTTCGCCCTCTGccaaatttatttgttagtgaTG GCCTCAAACTCAGACCCTAtcctctctctctaatctcagCCAAATCCATCACCACTCTCAATTTGCTTCTGTCGTTGATGTTGCATAAG GATTTGACCTTTGATCTGATGGAGTTCAAGAAAGATTGGATTTGTTTGGATACAACACTTGAGGAGGAAAAG GAATTTCCATTTTGGGTGAAGGATCAATTAGAGCATTTAATTTCGATGATGAGCAATCAAAGGAGAAACTGA
- the LOC115980315 gene encoding protein CREG2-like: MMDNGIGEKRLPSHVGQGSVQPDMNTTFSRVVLGSCEWRANISKVKETIMVNGSVKTIHLANVVSFSDELPHKGSGIPYFYLTTFDPSAKDAMKDERSSFTISEYPLQTCGKIDPENPSCVRITLTGKFPICSYFFHSYA, encoded by the exons ATGATGGACAATGGCATTGGGGAAAAGCGCCTTCCAAGTCATGTTGGCCAGGGCTCAGTCCAGCCTGATATGAATACGACCTTCAGCAGGGTGGTTTTGGGATCATGTGAATGGAGAGCCAACATATCCAAGGTCAAGGAAACTATAATGGTGAATGGCAGTGTGAAAACGATCCATTTGGC GAATGTGGTTTCATTTAGTGATGAACTACCTCACAAAGGTAGTGGCATCCCGTATTTCTACTTGACAACTTTTGATCCATCTGCCAAAGATGCAATGAAAGATGAGAGGTCTTCGTTCACTATCAGCGAGTATCCTCTTCAAACTTGTGGAAAGATAGACCCTGAGAACCCTAGTTGTGTAAGAATTACACTCACAGGAAAG TTTCCAATTTGCTCATATTTCTTCCATTCTTATGCTTGA
- the LOC115980316 gene encoding receptor-like protein 9DC3, translating into MHPLCHDDERSALLQFKQSFTIEESASSFPIACGRVKSWTLGENSTDCCSWDGVDCVEDTGHVIGLDLNSSCRQSFENDTSQSSSFYVFGPDPIRSFKVVLQLSSLGLGWNRDSKKSLLQLGRLSLTSLVENLTLLEDLDLSRVSISSTVPNIFATMSNLRSLYLFDCGMYGDFPKGIFMLPNLRILDVNHNEDLNGSWPDFQYWRSPLEQSINFSSELPSSKGNLSSLIALEMPSCNLLGSIPSSIGNLTNLIYLDLSNNILVGNIPSSIENFIQLGLLCLHNNHLTGLIPSRLANLTLLIILDMSYNQLTSPIPLGLRKLTLLNELGLAGNEFEGKFPIFIFNLRNLNFLDISNNYLGGIKWICNMTFLHVLDVSNNNFNGSLPECLHNMFSGSKLRMISLRGNKFQGLLPRSLANCTMLEAFDVSNNQFSDTFLSWLENLPNLEILILRSNQFYGKILESPETNYEFPNLRILDLSYNIFTGNLPLNSFRNWNALKLDKHDHPLTYIHEKQYFNVGTHRLYYYYDYSMKITNKGMDTVYNKAQHFFRAIDMSSNRFVGEIPKSIGDLKELNMLNLSNNFLTRHIPVSLGNLTQLESLDFSQNRLSGEIPPQLTQLTFLEWFNVSHNYLSGSIPEGNQFNTFETSSFEGNLGLCGNPLSKKCWDFGSSPAVFDRSLDSPGFHFEFGWKIVFVGYGFGFIVGVIIGNIATTRKDDRLKKAFEMTQSTTSTVMELEKGTYRN; encoded by the exons ATGCATCCACTATGCCATGATGATGAGAGGTCAGCCTTGTTGCAGTTCAAGCAAAGCTTTACCATAGAAGAGTCTGCTTCCAGTTTTCCTATTGCGTGTGGTAGGGTCAAATCTTGGACACTAGGAGAAAACAGCACTGATTGTTGCTCATGGGATGGTGTTGACTGCGTTGAGGACACAGGCCATGTGATTGGCCTTGACCTCAATAGCAGTT GTAGGCAATCTTTCGAGAATGACACATCTCAATCTAGCTCATTCTATGTTTTCGGGCCAGATCCCATTAGAAGTTTCAAAGTTGTCCTGCAATTGTCATCTCTGGGTCTGGGTTGGAACCGTGATTCAAAGAAAAGCCTATTACAATTGGGAAGGTTGAGCCTAACGAGCCTAGTTGAAAATCTAACCCTTCTAGAAGATCTTGATCTGAGTAGAGTGAGCATATCCTCCACCGTGCCTAATATCTTTGCAACTATGTCTAATTTAAGGAGCCTCTATCTCTTTGACTGTGGAATGTATGGGGATTTTCCAAAAGGCATTTTTATGCTACCGAATTTACGGATTCTTGACGTAAATCACAACGAAGATCTCAATGGTTCTTGGCCTGACTTTCAATATTGGAGAAGCCCCCTGGAGCAAAGCATCAATTTCTCTAGTGAGCTGCCCTCTTCAAAGGGAAACCTCAGCTCCTTGATTGCTTTGGAAATGCCCAGTTGCAACTTGTTAGGGTCCATTCCATCTTCAATCGGTAACCTCACAAATCTCATTTACCTTGACCTTTCAAATAACATTTTAGTGGGTAACATTCCATcttcaattgaaaatttcatcCAACTTGGTCTTCTATGCCTCCACAATAATCATTTGACTGGTCTAATCCCTTCTAGGCTTGCGAACCTCACACTATTGATTATCCTTGACATGAGTTACAATCAATTAACTAGTCCAATTCCTTTAGGGCTTAGGAAGCTAACACTATTAAATGAATTAGGTCTTGCAGGCAATGAGTTTGAAGGCAAGTTTCCAATCTTTATCTTCAACCTAAGGAATCTTAACTTTCTTGATATTTCTAATAATTACCTTGGTGGTATTAAATGGATTTGCAACATGACTTTTCTTCATGTCCTTGATGTGTCTAATAACAACTTTAATGGTTCACTTCCTGAATGCTTGCACAATATGTTCTCTGGAAGCAAATTGAGGATGATTAGTTTGAGAGGGAACAAATTCCAAGGTTTGTTACCAAGATCATTGGCCAATTGTACGATGCTAGAGGCCTTTGATGTTAGTAATAACCAATTCAGTGACACTTTTCTGTCTTGGTTGGAAAATCTTCCAAATTTAGAGATTCTCATCTTGCGGTCAAACCAATTCTATGGTAAAATATTAGAGAGTCCTGAAACCAATTATGAGTTCCCAAACTTGCGAATCCTTGATCTctcttacaatatttttactgGAAATTTGCCATTAAATTCCTTTAGAAATTGGAATGCATTGAAATTGGACAAACATGATCACCCTTTGACATATATTCATGAAAAACAATATTTCAATGTGGGGACACACCGTTTGTATTACTATTATGATTATTCaatgaaaataacaaataaagggATGGATACAGTATACAACAAGGCCCAACACTTTTTTAGAGCCATCGATATGTCTAGCAATAGGTTTGTTGGAGAGATTCCAAAATCTATAGGAGATTTAAAGGAACTTAATATGCTCAATCTTTCCAATAACTTTCTCACTAGACACATCCCTGTATCTTTGGGGAATCTTACACAATTAGAATCATTAGACTTTTCTCAAAATAGGCTCTCAGGGGAGATTCCACCACAACTAACACAACTTACTTTCCTTGAATGGTTCAATGTTTCTCATAACTATCTTAGTGGCTCTATACCAGAAGGGAATCAATTCAACACATTTGAAACTAGTTCTTTTGAGGGAAATTTAGGTTTGTGTGGAAATCCATTATCAAAGAAATGTTGGGATTTTGGTTCTTCACCTGCAGTTTTTGATCGAAGCCTGGACTCACCTGGATTTCACTTTGAATTTGGATGGAAAATAGTTTTTGTTGGGTATGGATTTGGATTCATTGTTGGAGTAATAATTGGCAACATCGCCACAACAAGAAAAGATGATCGGTTGAAGAAAGCCTTTGAAATGACGCAAAGCACAACAAGTACAGTAATGGAACTTGAGAAGGGAACATATAGAAACTGA
- the LOC115980317 gene encoding receptor-like protein 9DC3, with protein MHGQFPPGIFKLPNLRVLDVKYNQDLTGSWPDFQYLSSRLEEIDLGSTGFTGELPISMGNFGSLIALSIWGCNFSGSIPSSIGNLTNLIYLELSINTLVGNIPSSIGNLIQLAFLGLYDNQLSGPISFGLTNLTQLVVFDLGGNHLTGPIPFGLMNLTKLNVLCLWKNKFEGQFPISIFKQTNLYLLDISANYLSGTLFICNMTSLHILYVSDNYFSGSLLPCLHNILELRMISLRGNKFQGLLPRSLSNSTMLEAIDVSNNQFNDTFPSWLGNLPNLKLLLLRSNKFYGQILESLETNYQFPNLRIIDLSYNSFIGRLPLKSFRNWNTLKLDNESHLSYIQAEISSSAGTYHMYYEYDYTMQLRNKGLDIAYDKVQEFFRAIDMSSNRFVGEIPSYIGDLKRLRMLNLSNNILTGHIPPSIGNLTMLESLDLSQNRLSGEIPSQLTQLTFLEWFNVSHNQLAGSIPHGKQFDTFENKSFMGNLGLCGNPLSKKCWVSDSSVPLPSTSKQIQDSAVSPFEFGWKIVLVGYGFGLIFGVIIGNIVATKKLDWLMKTFGIWQRTQRNVEHLFA; from the exons ATGCATGGGCAATTTCCACCAGGCATCTTTAAGCTACCAAATTTGCGAGTTCTTGACGTGAAGTACAACCAAGATCTCACCGGTTCTTGGCCTGACTTCCAATATTTGAGTAGTCGTCTGGAGGAAATTGACCTTGGAAGCACCGGTTTCACTGGTGAGCTACCCATTTCTATGGGAAACTTCGGCTCCCTGATTGCTTTGAGTATTTGGGGTTGCAACTTCTCAGGATCCATTCCTTCTTCAATCGGTAACCTCACAAATCTCATTTACCTTGAGCTTTCAATTAACACTTTGGTGGGAAACATCCCATCTTCAATTGGAAATCTTATCCAGCTTGCTTTTCTAGGCCTCTATGACAATCAATTATCTGGTCCAATCTCTTTTGGGCTTACAAACCTGACACAGCTGGTTGTCTTTGACTTGGGCGGCAATCATTTAACTGGTCCAATTCCTTTTGGGCTTATGAACCTCACAAAATTAAATGTCTTGTGTCTTTGGAAGAACAAGTTTGAAGGTCAGTTTCCAATCTCCATTTTTAAACAAACTAATCTTTATCTTCTTGATATTTCTGCTAATTACCTTAGTGGAACTTTGTTTATTTGCAACATGACTTCTCTTCATATCCTTTATGTGTCTGACAACTACTTTAGTGGTTCACTTCTTCCATGCTTGCACAATATTTTGGAATTGAGGATGATTAGTTTGAGAGGAAACAAATTCCAAGGATTATTACCAAGATCATTGTCCAATTCCACCATGTTAGAGGCCATTGATGTTAGTAATAATCAATTCAATGACACTTTTCCCTCTTGGTTAGGAAATCTTCCAAACTTAAAGCTTCTCCTCTTGCGGTCCAACAAATTCTATGGGCAAATATTAGAAAGTCTTGAAACCAATTATCAGTTCCCCAACTTGCGAATCATTGATCTTTCTTACAATAGTTTTATCGGAAGGTTGCCATTAAAGTCCTTTAGAAATTGGAACACCTTGAAATTGGACAATGAATCCCACTTGAGTTATATTCAGGCAGAAATATCTTCTAGTGCTGGAACATACCATATGTATTACGAGTATGATTATACAATGCAACTAAGAAACAAAGGTTTGGATATAGCATACGACAAGGTCCAAGAATTCTTTAGAGCAATTGATATGTCAAGTAATAGGTTTGTCGGAGAGATTCCAAGTTACATTGGAGATTTGAAAAGGCTTCGTATGCTAAATCTTTCCAACAACATTCTCACCGGACACATTCCACCATCTATAGGAAATCTTACCATGCTAGAATCATTGGACCTTTCTCAAAATAGGCTCTCAGGGGAGATTCCATCACAACTAACACAGCTTACTTTTCTCGAATGGTTCAATGTTTCTCATAACCAACTCGCTGGATCTATACCACATGGGAAACAATTTGATACATTTGAAAACAAATCATTTATGGGGAATTTAGGCTTGTGTGGTAATCCATTATCAAAGAAATGTTGGGTTTCTGATTCTTCGGTACCTTTACCTTCAACTTCTAAACAAATTCAAGACTCTGCTGTGTCTCCCTTTGAATTTGGTTGGAAAATAGTTTTGGTTGGGTATGGATTTGGGCTAATCTTCGGAGTGATAATTGGCAACATTGTGGCTACAAAAAAACTTGATTGGTTGATGAAGACCTTTGGAATATGGCAACGGACACAAAGAAAC GTGGAGCATctttttgcttaa